Proteins co-encoded in one Sulfuricaulis limicola genomic window:
- a CDS encoding TfoX/Sxy family protein has translation MARQSEFVEFVVELLAPLGNVRARAMFGGHGIYRGEIMFAIIVDDQLYFKADAVTRETFTKLSLAPFTYVARGKTQTLQYYEAPPEVFEEPEAMQAWATQAIGTALNAKRRKQSPKKRRR, from the coding sequence ATGGCCCGGCAAAGCGAATTTGTTGAATTCGTCGTCGAACTGCTGGCGCCGCTCGGCAACGTCCGGGCGCGCGCCATGTTCGGCGGCCACGGGATTTATCGGGGCGAGATCATGTTCGCCATCATCGTCGATGACCAACTGTATTTCAAAGCCGATGCCGTTACGCGCGAGACATTCACCAAACTGAGCCTGGCGCCCTTCACCTATGTCGCCCGCGGCAAGACCCAGACCCTGCAATACTACGAAGCCCCGCCTGAGGTCTTCGAGGAACCAGAGGCCATGCAAGCCTGGGCCACACAGGCCATCGGCACGGCGTTAAACGCCAAGCGCCGCAAACAATCACCCAAAAAGCGGCGCCGCTGA
- a CDS encoding DUF721 domain-containing protein: protein MTRNGPRNAGAHLPGEILKRAGVHMDKLSSLLSHWKANMGEPLVSHSFPVSYDNGRLSLRADTSAWASRLRHSQAEIMDELRNDPYFHDLRELYVRVLPERARAPGEKRRQSIVLPSRIPDNAANLIKSVADDILDPALRRSLIRLAGARDKSVPAKR from the coding sequence ATGACAAGGAACGGACCCCGGAACGCCGGCGCACATCTGCCCGGCGAAATCCTGAAACGGGCGGGCGTGCACATGGACAAGCTCTCCAGCCTGCTGTCGCACTGGAAGGCCAACATGGGCGAGCCGCTGGTTTCGCACAGTTTTCCCGTCAGCTACGACAACGGCCGCCTGAGCCTGCGCGCCGACACCTCGGCCTGGGCCAGCCGCCTGCGCCACAGCCAAGCGGAGATCATGGACGAGCTGCGTAACGATCCCTATTTTCACGACCTGCGCGAGCTGTACGTGCGCGTGCTGCCCGAGCGGGCGCGCGCGCCGGGTGAAAAGAGGCGCCAGTCCATCGTGCTGCCGAGCAGGATACCGGACAACGCCGCCAACCTTATCAAGAGCGTGGCGGACGACATCCTCGACCCGGCGCTGCGCCGGTCGCTGATCCGCCTGGCGGGCGCGCGCGACAAGTCGGTACCCGCAAAAAGATAA
- a CDS encoding YggS family pyridoxal phosphate-dependent enzyme, whose product MQDVNQISDAIASNLFRVRQSIADAARACTRSSDAIRLIAVSKGHPKEAIAAAMAAGQKDFGESTTQDALPKISQLANPSIDWHFIGHLQTNKARFIPGNFSWLHSLDSLELARKLSRRAAEQSATINILIEVNVSRDPKKHGLTPEALPDFIEKYLKENFPALPLRGLMTIGPHAAPEKEIRACFAGLRRLRDDYQRRFGLKNFTELSMGMSGDYIEAIQEGATMVRVGTAIFGERDYSK is encoded by the coding sequence ATGCAAGATGTGAACCAAATTTCTGACGCGATCGCAAGCAATTTATTCCGTGTACGACAGTCCATCGCCGACGCCGCGCGCGCGTGCACAAGAAGTTCCGACGCTATCCGCTTGATTGCGGTGTCAAAAGGTCATCCGAAAGAAGCGATAGCGGCCGCCATGGCGGCCGGACAGAAAGATTTTGGTGAAAGTACAACACAGGATGCGCTGCCGAAGATTTCACAGCTTGCAAATCCATCCATCGACTGGCATTTCATCGGTCATCTGCAAACCAACAAGGCCCGGTTCATTCCGGGAAATTTTTCCTGGCTGCATTCGCTCGACAGTCTCGAACTCGCGCGTAAACTTTCCCGACGCGCCGCGGAACAATCAGCAACCATTAATATACTGATTGAGGTCAACGTCAGCCGCGACCCGAAAAAACACGGCCTCACCCCCGAAGCCCTGCCGGATTTCATCGAAAAATATTTAAAGGAGAACTTCCCCGCCCTGCCCCTGCGCGGCCTGATGACCATCGGCCCCCATGCGGCCCCGGAAAAGGAAATTCGTGCCTGCTTCGCGGGCCTGCGGCGGCTGCGCGACGACTATCAGCGGCGTTTCGGACTGAAAAATTTCACCGAGCTGTCCATGGGCATGAGCGGGGACTACATCGAGGCCATCCAGGAAGGCGCTACGATGGTGCGGGTGGGCACGGCGATATTCGGGGAACGGGATTATTCCAAATAA
- a CDS encoding DUF2339 domain-containing protein: MTKLTSAIIGALVGGVLFQWTGVVAGLLIGLFAALVAELRQRVMQLEARLDQQVVSASPRPVAAEPSPAPRESPKPVQAVTIPPLPAPRASTISASDNIPKPRPSAPSPAPAPAQPGPLKQAVDWLHDFFTSGNLVVKVGVIVLFFGVGFLLKYAVEHNKFPIELRLIGTAIGALALLVVGWRLRGRRPGYALIIQGAGIGVLYLTVFAAAKLYQLLPLGFAFGVMVALVVLSGILAVLQDARALAAFGAAGGFLAPVLVSTGAGNHVMLFSYYALLNAGIVGIGWFRAWRELNLIGFAFTFVIGTLWGHRNYQPELFASTEPFLILFFVFYVVIAVLFAHRQPLQLRGYVDGAIVFGVPVVGFGLQAVLVRPYEYALAMSALAISGLYIGLATALWRRQITGMRVLTEAFLALGVVFGSLAIPLALDGNWTAAAWALEGAAIVWIGVRQRRMLARGFGLLLQVGAAFAFMSHGSGLGLLSPVHGRVIEATASALPVLNATCLGAIVIALAGLISAFVLSRARSELHEYESPFEFILLAWGVVWWLTGGVNEIGRYFHGQEQVVLVLLFVAVSVLVATLAAHALQWNGLAMVPIGLLVAMLLTAAFFILNGSASHPFEGWGSVAWVVALAAHYLALSRFERRWPVELVRLWHIGGFLLMVLLATMEGSWIIERYGQIAPTWRFAAWAFIPVVAASVLLRWGGQAPWPSVRFHREIGSFGLVPIMAALVTWSLRALGERGESYPLPYLPIANPIDIVQLLVLALLLRWLLYWRAQPTLNLGGDGVKLLSYGIGMLALLWLSAAVGRAVHFWADVPYTAHGLFSSVTYQAALTMTWSTIALLTMVLATRRAIRVMWFAGAALLGIVVIKLFLVDLTGIGTVARIISFVGVGILMLVIGYFSPLPPRQTRETPA; the protein is encoded by the coding sequence ATGACTAAGCTCACCAGTGCCATTATCGGGGCGCTCGTTGGTGGTGTTTTATTTCAGTGGACCGGAGTCGTGGCGGGTTTGCTGATCGGCTTGTTTGCCGCGTTAGTCGCTGAATTGCGTCAGCGGGTGATGCAGCTCGAGGCGCGACTCGACCAACAGGTTGTCAGCGCGAGCCCGCGCCCGGTTGCCGCGGAACCATCCCCGGCGCCGCGGGAGTCACCGAAGCCTGTCCAGGCCGTGACAATTCCTCCGCTGCCGGCGCCACGAGCCAGCACGATCTCCGCCAGCGACAATATTCCGAAACCGCGTCCCTCCGCACCGAGTCCCGCGCCAGCACCGGCACAGCCTGGCCCGCTCAAACAGGCCGTCGATTGGCTGCATGATTTTTTCACCAGCGGGAATCTGGTGGTCAAGGTCGGCGTCATCGTGCTGTTTTTCGGCGTCGGTTTTCTCCTGAAATACGCCGTCGAGCACAACAAGTTTCCCATCGAGTTGCGTCTTATCGGCACGGCCATCGGCGCCCTGGCATTGCTGGTTGTCGGCTGGCGGCTTCGGGGCAGGCGTCCCGGGTACGCGCTGATCATTCAGGGGGCCGGCATCGGTGTGCTTTACCTCACCGTCTTTGCGGCCGCCAAGCTGTATCAGTTGCTGCCGCTGGGCTTTGCCTTCGGGGTGATGGTGGCCTTGGTGGTGCTGTCGGGAATACTGGCGGTGTTGCAGGACGCGCGGGCGCTGGCAGCCTTCGGCGCGGCCGGCGGTTTCCTCGCGCCGGTGCTGGTGTCGACCGGGGCAGGCAACCACGTGATGCTGTTTTCGTATTACGCGCTGCTAAACGCCGGTATCGTCGGCATCGGCTGGTTTCGCGCCTGGCGCGAGCTCAACCTCATCGGTTTTGCCTTCACCTTCGTCATCGGCACGCTGTGGGGGCACCGTAACTATCAACCCGAGCTGTTTGCCTCGACCGAGCCTTTCCTGATCCTGTTTTTTGTTTTCTATGTCGTGATCGCGGTGCTTTTCGCGCACCGCCAGCCGTTGCAGCTGCGTGGATACGTTGACGGCGCGATCGTGTTCGGCGTTCCGGTGGTCGGCTTCGGCCTGCAGGCGGTTCTGGTCCGTCCCTATGAATACGCATTGGCGATGAGCGCGCTGGCGATCAGCGGACTGTATATCGGTCTCGCCACCGCGCTATGGCGCCGGCAGATCACGGGCATGCGCGTATTGACGGAAGCGTTCCTGGCATTGGGTGTTGTTTTTGGCAGCCTGGCGATACCGCTGGCGCTCGATGGCAACTGGACGGCGGCGGCGTGGGCGCTGGAGGGCGCGGCGATTGTCTGGATTGGCGTGCGGCAGCGGCGCATGCTTGCGCGCGGATTCGGCTTGTTGCTGCAAGTCGGGGCCGCATTCGCATTCATGAGTCACGGATCGGGTCTGGGCCTGTTGTCGCCGGTTCATGGCCGGGTTATCGAGGCCACCGCATCAGCGCTGCCGGTCCTGAATGCAACCTGTCTCGGTGCAATCGTCATCGCGCTGGCCGGCCTGATATCCGCGTTTGTCCTGTCACGCGCGCGCAGCGAATTGCACGAGTATGAATCGCCGTTCGAGTTTATCCTGCTCGCCTGGGGTGTGGTGTGGTGGTTGACCGGAGGCGTGAACGAAATCGGCCGTTATTTCCACGGCCAGGAACAGGTTGTGCTGGTGCTGCTGTTTGTGGCCGTCAGCGTCCTGGTGGCCACGCTGGCGGCACACGCGCTGCAGTGGAACGGTTTGGCCATGGTGCCGATCGGACTGCTCGTGGCAATGCTGCTGACGGCTGCATTCTTCATTCTCAACGGCTCGGCATCGCATCCATTCGAAGGATGGGGAAGCGTGGCTTGGGTCGTCGCGCTCGCTGCACACTATCTGGCATTGAGCCGATTCGAGCGGCGCTGGCCGGTGGAGCTGGTGCGGCTCTGGCATATCGGCGGGTTCCTGCTGATGGTGCTCCTGGCCACCATGGAAGGCAGCTGGATCATCGAACGTTATGGCCAGATTGCGCCGACGTGGAGATTTGCCGCCTGGGCGTTCATTCCCGTTGTTGCCGCGTCCGTCCTGTTGCGCTGGGGCGGACAGGCGCCATGGCCTTCCGTACGGTTTCATCGCGAGATCGGCAGCTTTGGACTTGTGCCGATCATGGCCGCGCTCGTGACATGGAGCCTGAGGGCGCTGGGCGAACGCGGCGAGAGCTATCCGCTGCCTTACCTGCCCATCGCCAATCCGATAGATATTGTGCAGCTTCTGGTGCTGGCCTTGTTGCTGCGCTGGCTGCTCTATTGGCGGGCGCAGCCGACTCTGAATCTCGGCGGCGATGGAGTGAAGCTGCTGTCTTATGGTATTGGGATGCTGGCGTTGCTCTGGCTGAGTGCGGCGGTGGGGCGCGCGGTGCATTTCTGGGCGGATGTCCCGTATACCGCACATGGTCTGTTCAGTTCGGTCACCTACCAGGCGGCGCTCACGATGACTTGGAGCACGATCGCCTTGCTGACCATGGTGCTGGCCACGCGGCGCGCCATCCGCGTCATGTGGTTTGCCGGCGCGGCGTTGCTGGGCATCGTCGTGATAAAGCTGTTCCTTGTCGACTTGACAGGCATTGGAACCGTAGCGCGGATCATCTCGTTCGTCGGCGTGGGAATATTAATGCTGGTTATCGGCTATTTCTCCCCGCTACCGCCACGTCAAACCAGGGAGACACCGGCATGA
- a CDS encoding c-type cytochrome: MKNVTMRSLLATGSVLVLLAPLALRAAEPEDIIKYRQNVMKAIGGHTSAAGAIVQGKVDYKSDLLEHSRSLQALTRNIPALFPKDSDFGETKAKDEVWSKRADFEKRAKDTKDKVEVFAKAVQSSNQQTIAASFKDVGESCKACHKDFRKKDD, encoded by the coding sequence ATGAAAAACGTAACAATGCGCAGTCTGCTGGCAACGGGTTCGGTGCTGGTCCTGCTGGCGCCGCTGGCGCTGAGGGCGGCAGAGCCGGAGGACATCATCAAGTATCGCCAGAACGTGATGAAGGCCATCGGCGGACATACCTCCGCGGCGGGGGCGATCGTGCAGGGCAAGGTGGATTACAAGTCCGATCTCCTGGAGCACTCGCGCTCCCTGCAGGCGTTGACCCGCAACATTCCGGCGCTGTTCCCGAAGGATTCCGATTTTGGCGAGACCAAGGCCAAAGACGAGGTGTGGTCGAAGCGCGCGGACTTCGAGAAGCGGGCAAAAGACACCAAGGACAAGGTTGAGGTCTTCGCCAAGGCGGTTCAGAGCAGCAACCAGCAGACCATCGCCGCCAGCTTCAAGGACGTGGGTGAAAGCTGCAAGGCCTGCCACAAGGATTTCCGCAAGAAAGACGACTGA
- a CDS encoding sulfurtransferase TusA family protein produces MADHELDLRGLNCPVPVMRIKKKMQSMASGQTLHVLATDPGTVPDFKAYVKSSGDTLLESKKTPEGDFEFLLKRA; encoded by the coding sequence ATGGCTGACCATGAACTGGACTTGCGTGGACTGAATTGCCCGGTGCCTGTCATGCGCATCAAGAAAAAAATGCAGTCCATGGCCAGCGGCCAGACGCTGCATGTGCTCGCCACGGACCCGGGAACCGTGCCGGACTTCAAGGCCTACGTGAAAAGCTCGGGTGACACCCTGCTTGAGTCGAAAAAGACCCCCGAGGGCGATTTCGAGTTCCTGCTGAAGCGGGCATAA
- a CDS encoding cytochrome c → MLAQRHAAVMLWLAVATAPAMAANADTPPGEYLFRAAGCAGCHTDADSKGTPLAGGRALSTPFGTFYSPNITPDPDTGIGRWSEADFVRALREGISPQGQHYYPAFPYTSYTQLTDADLRALWAYLHSVKPVRQANKPHALPWYLRSRATLRIWKMMFFGPGAYELQHDKPPAWNRGAYLVRAVAHCGECHTPRNLLGGFRQSQQLAGNPHGVDDAKIPNITPDRKTGIGTWTANDLVYYLETGATPDGDFAGDAMAEIIDNSTSQLTGDDRRAIAVYIKSLPAVETERLERARKEKPPKKKEAWE, encoded by the coding sequence ATGCTGGCTCAGCGCCATGCGGCGGTCATGCTGTGGCTGGCCGTCGCGACAGCGCCGGCCATGGCCGCCAACGCAGACACGCCACCGGGCGAATATCTGTTCCGCGCCGCCGGTTGTGCCGGCTGTCACACCGACGCGGACAGCAAGGGTACGCCGCTGGCCGGCGGGCGGGCGCTGTCCACCCCCTTCGGCACTTTTTACAGCCCCAACATCACGCCCGATCCCGACACCGGCATCGGCCGCTGGAGCGAGGCCGACTTCGTGCGTGCCTTGCGCGAAGGCATCAGTCCGCAAGGCCAACATTACTACCCGGCCTTCCCCTATACCTCTTATACGCAACTCACCGATGCCGACCTGCGCGCGCTCTGGGCTTACCTGCACAGCGTGAAGCCGGTGCGGCAGGCCAACAAGCCGCATGCGCTGCCGTGGTACCTGCGCTCGCGCGCCACGTTGCGGATATGGAAAATGATGTTTTTCGGTCCCGGCGCATACGAGCTGCAACACGACAAACCGCCGGCATGGAATCGCGGCGCGTACCTGGTCAGGGCCGTCGCCCATTGCGGCGAATGCCACACGCCGCGCAACCTGCTCGGCGGTTTCAGGCAGTCACAGCAACTGGCCGGCAATCCTCATGGCGTGGACGATGCCAAAATACCGAATATCACGCCCGACCGGAAAACCGGCATCGGCACGTGGACCGCGAATGATCTGGTTTACTACCTGGAAACCGGCGCCACACCGGACGGGGATTTTGCCGGCGACGCCATGGCCGAGATCATCGACAACAGCACCTCGCAACTCACCGGCGACGACCGCCGCGCGATTGCGGTCTATATAAAGTCACTGCCGGCGGTGGAGACAGAAAGACTGGAGCGTGCCCGCAAGGAAAAGCCGCCAAAGAAAAAGGAAGCCTGGGAATAA
- a CDS encoding sulfurtransferase TusA family protein, translating to MADQELDARGMTCPLPVMRAAKIMLAMKVGQTLRVLATDPATVTDFDAYARGSGNALLESKKTAKGDFEFLLKRA from the coding sequence ATGGCGGATCAGGAACTCGACGCGCGTGGCATGACGTGCCCGTTGCCGGTCATGCGTGCGGCGAAAATCATGCTGGCCATGAAGGTCGGCCAGACACTGCGCGTGCTGGCGACGGATCCCGCCACGGTTACGGACTTCGATGCCTACGCCAGGGGCTCGGGCAACGCCCTGCTCGAATCGAAAAAAACCGCCAAGGGCGATTTCGAGTTTTTGCTGAAACGGGCGTAA
- a CDS encoding DMT family transporter gives MSSSDTRRFYPVAALLTGASMWGVIWYPMRLLEGGGLGGIWLTLTLYGAAFAVTLPFTLKSLPEFTRYPGWLALLMVTAGWTNIAFVEAVLEGNILRVLLLFYLSPLWATLMAWAILREHITRMGYASLAIAMAGALLMLWNPVLGAPWPQGKADWMALTAGFAFALSNTVTRRLHDVSIEAKVLSVWAGVSILALVMIALFSLPMPQPSLSIFTGAVALGVFGILLMTLLVQYGVTHMPVHRSAVLALIELVAGAIAQQLLTDEVVTVREWIGGGLIVLGAYLSARASSPKDY, from the coding sequence ATGTCCTCCAGCGACACGCGGCGTTTTTATCCGGTAGCGGCCCTGCTGACCGGCGCCAGCATGTGGGGCGTGATCTGGTACCCCATGCGCCTGCTCGAAGGCGGCGGCCTCGGCGGCATCTGGCTCACGCTCACGCTCTACGGCGCGGCGTTCGCCGTGACCCTGCCGTTCACGCTCAAATCGCTTCCGGAATTCACCCGCTACCCCGGCTGGCTCGCCTTGCTCATGGTGACCGCCGGCTGGACCAACATCGCCTTCGTCGAGGCAGTGCTGGAAGGCAACATCCTGCGCGTGTTGCTGCTGTTCTATCTCTCGCCGCTGTGGGCCACGCTCATGGCCTGGGCCATCCTGCGCGAGCACATCACGCGCATGGGTTACGCCAGCCTCGCCATCGCCATGGCCGGCGCGCTGCTGATGCTGTGGAATCCGGTCCTCGGCGCGCCCTGGCCGCAGGGCAAGGCCGACTGGATGGCGCTTACCGCGGGCTTCGCCTTCGCGTTGTCCAACACCGTTACACGTCGCCTGCACGACGTGTCTATCGAGGCGAAGGTTTTATCTGTCTGGGCCGGCGTCAGCATCCTGGCGCTGGTCATGATCGCGCTTTTTTCCCTGCCCATGCCGCAGCCGTCGCTCTCAATATTTACCGGCGCGGTGGCGCTTGGCGTGTTTGGCATTTTGCTCATGACATTGCTGGTGCAATACGGCGTGACGCACATGCCGGTGCACCGTTCGGCGGTGCTGGCTTTGATCGAGCTGGTCGCCGGGGCGATCGCGCAGCAGTTGCTGACGGATGAGGTGGTGACGGTGAGGGAGTGGATAGGAGGGGGGTTGATTGTTTTGGGGGCTTATCTGTCGGCGAGGGCTTCATCGCCGAAGGATTATTAG
- a CDS encoding DUF3999 domain-containing protein, protein MSTYWTTFLGLLLAANALAAGPGPAITLDDFAFGYRLNTAPGLPVYQVVLPEEMYRISRRGDLGDLRVFNAQGEVVPYALMRPAPIDEASKRVSLPVFPVHGGDTRSHESLSVKVIRDQNGTIININEASSAPNHQPVTAYLIDASQVTAPLTKLHVRWGKTESFVAKISLSRSDDLNRWSTIVDSTALAELVHGGERLTRDVIEFGSVKSGYFRLTWPAGTQVASIMAVEAELAPVRQEPAAAWLRLEGQRVVGDAGRELLTFDTGGRFPVDRLNIDLPEPNNLLRAAVWSRADDKTPWRQRYTGLFYRVHPGEPSVEFRNETVSVTRSMDRYWRVDIESNDGLGSRPPKLELGWVGDRVTFLARGSGPYLLAIGGHDVSGAEQPVEQLLRALDQQNNGIHPMAVAVGERVVLGGADRLEPGPYPVPWRKLVLWSVLVGGVLLLAGMAVGLIRQMNKPE, encoded by the coding sequence ATGAGCACCTATTGGACGACGTTTCTCGGACTGCTGTTGGCTGCCAATGCCCTGGCCGCCGGGCCCGGACCCGCCATAACGCTCGACGATTTCGCCTTTGGCTACAGGCTGAACACGGCTCCCGGTCTGCCGGTTTACCAGGTGGTTCTACCGGAGGAAATGTATCGCATTTCGCGGCGCGGTGACCTTGGGGACTTGCGTGTCTTCAATGCGCAAGGTGAGGTTGTTCCCTATGCCTTGATGCGTCCCGCGCCAATTGACGAGGCATCGAAGCGGGTCAGCCTGCCTGTCTTTCCGGTGCATGGCGGCGACACCAGAAGCCATGAGTCGCTATCCGTAAAGGTGATCCGCGACCAGAATGGCACCATCATCAATATCAATGAGGCATCATCGGCGCCAAACCACCAGCCGGTGACGGCGTATTTGATTGACGCCAGCCAGGTTACCGCTCCGCTGACGAAGCTGCATGTTCGTTGGGGAAAAACCGAGAGTTTTGTCGCGAAAATCTCGCTGTCACGGAGCGATGATCTCAATCGCTGGTCGACCATCGTCGATTCAACGGCATTGGCCGAACTGGTTCATGGTGGTGAGCGCCTCACGCGCGATGTGATCGAGTTTGGCTCCGTCAAATCCGGGTACTTCCGCCTGACTTGGCCAGCCGGGACGCAGGTCGCTTCGATCATGGCCGTCGAGGCGGAGCTGGCACCGGTGCGACAGGAACCTGCCGCGGCGTGGCTCAGGCTCGAGGGACAGCGCGTCGTGGGTGACGCAGGCCGTGAGCTGTTGACTTTTGACACCGGCGGACGCTTTCCCGTTGATCGCCTCAATATCGATCTGCCTGAACCCAACAATCTGTTGCGGGCGGCGGTCTGGTCCCGCGCCGACGACAAAACCCCCTGGCGCCAACGCTACACGGGCCTGTTTTACCGTGTGCACCCGGGCGAGCCCAGCGTCGAGTTCCGCAATGAGACCGTGTCGGTGACGCGCAGCATGGATCGTTACTGGCGCGTTGATATTGAATCGAATGACGGTCTTGGCAGCCGTCCGCCGAAACTCGAGCTTGGCTGGGTCGGCGACCGGGTGACGTTTCTCGCGCGTGGCAGCGGACCTTACCTGCTTGCCATTGGCGGTCACGATGTGAGTGGCGCCGAGCAACCTGTCGAGCAACTGTTGCGTGCGCTCGATCAGCAAAACAACGGAATCCATCCGATGGCCGTGGCTGTCGGTGAGCGTGTCGTATTGGGTGGCGCAGACCGGCTGGAACCGGGCCCGTATCCGGTTCCCTGGCGCAAGCTCGTGCTTTGGTCGGTACTGGTCGGCGGCGTGTTATTGCTGGCGGGAATGGCCGTCGGGCTCATACGGCAGATGAACAAACCGGAATAG
- a CDS encoding DoxX family protein, with amino-acid sequence MNTAFLNSWQSRVLAVLRIVTAYLFMAHGTAKLFGMPHVAMFDGLQLMSLVGLAGVLEVGGGALLLIGLFTRPVAFVLCGFMAVAYFMAHANQGNALLPMLNGGELAVLYCFVFLYFVFAGAGAWSVDAARRRR; translated from the coding sequence ATGAATACGGCATTTCTCAATTCGTGGCAGTCGCGCGTGCTGGCGGTCCTGCGCATTGTCACGGCGTATCTGTTTATGGCGCACGGCACTGCCAAGCTGTTCGGCATGCCACACGTAGCGATGTTTGACGGCTTGCAGCTGATGTCGCTGGTGGGGCTCGCCGGAGTGCTGGAGGTCGGCGGCGGGGCGCTGCTGCTGATCGGGCTGTTCACGCGGCCGGTGGCTTTCGTCCTGTGCGGATTCATGGCCGTGGCGTATTTCATGGCGCATGCGAACCAGGGGAATGCGCTGCTGCCGATGCTGAACGGGGGCGAGCTCGCGGTGCTCTACTGCTTCGTGTTCCTGTATTTCGTCTTTGCGGGCGCCGGGGCCTGGAGCGTGGACGCGGCCCGGAGACGGCGGTAA
- a CDS encoding class I SAM-dependent methyltransferase has translation MVAPGWGKYDPQMRTWAQPVTDRMIALAAIREGSRVLDIACGAGEPALTIAERVGPGGAVLATDFVEEMIGYARSKAQARALSNIEFRCVDGEVIDAMKNSFDAVTMRWGLMFMPDPGKCMHCAYTALKPGGKAVISVWTEAANNPFVTVPLGVLKRHMDVPTPPPGAPGIFALANPDRLRSIFAEAGFRDVAIEQVQIPMADFPTGAEYDVFIRELAGPVASLYAQLPAETQERVKKEIAQEAEARSSKPGRVYLHGITHVAVGTK, from the coding sequence ATGGTCGCCCCGGGTTGGGGCAAGTACGATCCGCAAATGCGCACCTGGGCACAGCCGGTAACCGATCGCATGATCGCGCTGGCGGCCATTCGCGAGGGCTCGCGCGTGCTCGACATCGCCTGCGGCGCGGGCGAACCGGCGCTGACCATCGCCGAGCGGGTCGGTCCCGGGGGCGCGGTGCTCGCCACCGACTTTGTCGAGGAGATGATCGGCTACGCGCGCTCAAAAGCACAGGCACGCGCACTCTCAAACATCGAGTTCCGTTGTGTCGACGGCGAAGTCATCGACGCGATGAAAAACTCGTTCGACGCCGTGACCATGCGCTGGGGCCTCATGTTCATGCCCGATCCGGGCAAGTGCATGCATTGCGCCTATACCGCCCTCAAGCCAGGCGGAAAAGCGGTGATCAGCGTCTGGACCGAGGCGGCGAATAACCCCTTCGTCACGGTGCCACTCGGCGTGCTCAAGCGACACATGGATGTTCCCACCCCGCCTCCGGGCGCGCCCGGCATCTTCGCGCTCGCCAACCCCGACCGGCTGCGCAGCATTTTTGCCGAAGCGGGTTTCCGCGACGTGGCGATCGAACAGGTGCAAATCCCAATGGCCGATTTCCCGACCGGCGCCGAATACGACGTCTTCATACGCGAACTCGCGGGACCCGTGGCGAGCCTGTATGCACAGCTGCCGGCGGAAACGCAAGAACGCGTCAAGAAGGAAATCGCTCAGGAAGCTGAGGCGCGCAGCTCAAAGCCCGGGCGCGTTTATCTTCATGGCATTACTCACGTCGCCGTCGGCACCAAGTAA